A window of the Alnus glutinosa chromosome 4, dhAlnGlut1.1, whole genome shotgun sequence genome harbors these coding sequences:
- the LOC133866244 gene encoding disease resistance protein TAO1-like: MIVIEYATRFIHLSRFAVYLILDEEKKAKKFERGLSPRIKTMMTCFDLCNRALMYEESLKENAAAFVQQRKRTFVPGVPFGGARPSKRTAVEALTIYVVLRRRLLPWPSNFQGVSSPSSSTYPWSYDVFLSFSGKDTRHSFTAHLHQALFHKGITTFIDDEQLRSGDEISPALLRAIEGSRIVIVVFSETYALFRWCLDELLKIVECKETKGQIVLPVFYKVDPSCVRHQKRSFEKALAKHEERFKDDIKQQRWKAALTQLANLSGCYLKYNRVLVFGVPLVAESFLEQSWLLGWGYPCLRTRGCCRVFFLSFFRS, translated from the exons ATGATAGTGATAGAGTATGCGACTAGGTTTATTCACTTATCGAGGTTTGCTGTATACCTCATTCTAGACGAGGAAAAGAAGGCCAAGAAGTTTGAGAGAGGCCTAAGCCCACGTATTAAGACCATGATGACATGCTTCGACCTTTGTAACCGCGCCTTGATGTACGAAGAGAGCTTGAAGGAGAACGCAGCGGCCTTTGTACAACAGAGAAAGAGGACTTTTGTTCCGGGAGTTCCATTTGGAGGAGCCAGACCAAGTAAGAGAACGGCTGTGGAAGCTTTAACTATCTAT GTAGTACTGAGACGACGACTTCTTCCATGGCCTTCCAACTTCCAAGGAGTCTCTTCCCCGTCTTCTTCCACCTATCCATGGAGTTACGATGTATTCTTGAGTTTTAGTGGCAAAGATACCCGCCACAGTTTTACTGCCCATCTACACCAGGCTTTGTTTCATAAGGGAATCACCACCTTCATAGACGACGAGCAACTTAGAAGCGGAGATGAAATCTCTCCAGCACTTCTCAGAGCCATTGAAGGGTCAAGGATTGTAATCGTTGTATTCTCTGAAACCTATGCATTATTCAGATGGTGCTTGGATGAGCTACTGAAGATCGTTGAGTGTAAAGAAACAAAGGGACAAATTGTTCTACCAGTGTTCTACAAGGTGGACCCATCCTGTGTACGACATCAAAAGAGGAGCTTTGAAAAAGCATTGGCTAAACATGAAGAAAGGTTTAAGGATGACATCAAACAGCAGAGGTGGAAGGCAGCCCTAACACAACTCGCCAATTTGTCCGGGTGTTATTTAAAGTATAACAG AGTCCTCGTTTTTGGGGTTCCGTTGGTTGCAGAATCGTTCTTGGAGCAATCATGGCTGCTGGGTTGGGGTTATCCGTGCTTGAGAACCCGTGGCTGCTGTAGggtattttttctttctttctttagaTCGTGA
- the LOC133867168 gene encoding probable glutathione S-transferase, with protein sequence MGEVKLIATTQSLFCTRVEWALKLKGVEYEYIEEDLRNKSPLLLEYNPVHKKVPVLVHHGKPIAESLPILEYIDETWKENPLLAEDPYQRTKARFWAQFVGDKCVFGAFEAACLAEGEEKMKAIESAQESLAFLEKQIEGKKYFGGEEIGFLDLAAGWIPHWLNVMEEAGGMKLLDAEKFPSLHEWAQNFIQIPLIRECIPPRDKLLEYFNASISYMRSLATS encoded by the exons ATGGGGGAGGTGAAGCTGATTGCTACAACTCAAAGCCTTTTCTGCACCAGGGTTGAATGGGCTTTAAAGCTTAAAGGAGTGGAATATGAGTACATAGAAGAAGATCTAAGAAACAAGAGTCCATTGCTTCTTGAGTACAACCCTGTTCATAAGAAAGTCCCGGTGCTGGTGCACCATGGCAAACCCATTGCCGAGTCACTTCCCATCCTCGAATACATCGACGAGACATGGAAGGAAAACCCTCTGCTTGCCGAAGATCCGTATCAGAGAACCAAGGCTAGGTTTTGGGCACAGTTTGTTGGCGACAAG TGTGTGTTTGGGGCGTTCGAAGCAGCTTGCCTGGCTGAAGGAGAGGAAAAGATGAAGGCTATTGAGTCTGCACAAGAATCACTGGCGTTTCTCGAGAAGCAGATTGAAGGGAAGAAGTATTTTGGTGGAGAAGAGATAGGGTTTTTGGACTTAGCAGCGGGTTGGATTCCTCATTGGCTTAATGTTATGGAAGAAGCCGGAGGCATGAAGTTACTTGACGCTGAGAAGTTTCCATCGCTCCATGAATGGGCTCAGAACTTTATCCAAATTCCTCTCATCAGAGAATGCATTCCTCCCAGAGATAAGCTTCTCGAATATTTTAATGCCAGTATAAGCTACATGCGTTCCTTAGCAACCAGTTAA